The following proteins are co-located in the Mesoaciditoga lauensis cd-1655R = DSM 25116 genome:
- a CDS encoding acyl-CoA dehydratase activase: MAKKLALGIDVGSVTTKVVFIDENDEVVEGLYLRTKGSPIITIKNGMIEAYDYITKKYGDIEVIAVGTTGSGRQLAGVIVGADLVKNEISAHAYAAVHEVPDVSTIFEMGGQDSKIIFLRNGAVVDFAMNTVCAAGTGSFLDHQAERIGVPIEKFGEYALRSQSPVRIAGRCTVFAESDMIHKQQMGATSEDIIAGLSESLVRNYLNNLARGKELLPKFVFQGGVSENIGIVKAFENAVGHEVIVPKYNKIMGAWGVAMLAKREIEITGRKTNFKGFKVTELKHDTRVFYCDGCANNCEVYEVIENGETIAYWGDRCGRWSNRITSKVRINRK; encoded by the coding sequence ATGGCTAAAAAGCTGGCACTGGGTATAGATGTGGGTTCTGTTACCACAAAAGTTGTGTTCATAGACGAAAATGATGAGGTCGTCGAAGGACTTTATTTACGAACAAAGGGAAGCCCTATAATCACGATAAAAAACGGAATGATCGAAGCGTATGACTATATAACCAAAAAATATGGGGATATAGAAGTTATCGCTGTGGGAACAACGGGAAGTGGCAGGCAGCTCGCAGGTGTTATAGTTGGAGCGGATTTGGTGAAGAACGAAATATCAGCTCACGCTTACGCGGCCGTTCATGAAGTTCCGGACGTTTCGACTATCTTTGAAATGGGCGGACAGGATTCCAAGATAATATTCTTGAGAAACGGAGCCGTTGTGGATTTCGCCATGAACACGGTTTGTGCCGCCGGAACCGGATCGTTCCTTGATCATCAAGCTGAAAGAATTGGCGTGCCAATAGAGAAATTCGGCGAATATGCCTTGAGATCTCAAAGCCCTGTAAGAATAGCCGGAAGATGCACCGTTTTCGCGGAATCGGATATGATTCACAAGCAACAAATGGGAGCCACATCAGAAGATATAATCGCTGGTCTTTCAGAAAGCTTGGTAAGGAACTATTTGAACAACCTGGCGCGTGGAAAAGAGCTTTTACCAAAGTTCGTTTTCCAGGGAGGGGTCTCTGAGAATATCGGCATAGTAAAAGCATTTGAAAATGCTGTTGGACATGAAGTTATAGTTCCAAAATACAACAAGATCATGGGTGCATGGGGAGTGGCCATGCTTGCCAAACGTGAAATAGAGATAACCGGAAGGAAGACGAACTTCAAAGGCTTTAAGGTTACGGAGCTTAAGCATGATACGAGGGTGTTCTATTGTGATGGCTGTGCCAACAACTGCGAAGTTTACGAGGTCATAGAAAACGGTGAAACGATCGCATACTGGGGAGACAGATGCGGAAGATGGTCTAACAGAATAACATCTAAGGTGAGGATCAACAGAAAGTAA
- a CDS encoding acyl-CoA dehydratase activase-related protein produces MPRRKVTYTFPRMGYSYAAFESFFQILGYDVVVPDPSNTKTLKEGVSNSPEGMCFPFKILLGQFVKILKENPDKYFKIVSLESYGPCRFGYYSPLYNKILNDMGLHNFEVVNVEGIYPPWYKGIPRFIKKLVKLVGWHAPWTGIRAFVIAGWKVYAIEQLERKLYHLIPREKVTGSAEKAFNRAFERIHHAPNKISAIKKILNEELKKMDEIEHDENIDLPKIGLVGEAYMLMDYSNNLEIEKKLAYMGVDVDRSLWVTNWTLDRILKTKQHLKHMEEVNKGYLDFFIGGDGQESIMNTILYKKNGFDGVIQVLPFGCLPETAAKQILSNVSEDYDIPVLSLSFDEQTGEAGFVTRLEAFVDMIKSRREISKNKEETKETVVSK; encoded by the coding sequence TTGCCTCGACGTAAGGTTACATACACCTTTCCAAGAATGGGATACTCGTACGCGGCTTTTGAGAGCTTTTTTCAAATTCTGGGATACGATGTGGTGGTTCCGGATCCAAGCAACACGAAAACATTGAAAGAGGGAGTTTCCAATTCTCCAGAGGGAATGTGTTTCCCATTTAAGATATTACTTGGACAATTTGTGAAGATCTTAAAAGAGAATCCAGACAAATACTTCAAAATAGTTTCTCTTGAGAGTTATGGACCATGTAGATTTGGGTATTACAGCCCTCTATACAACAAAATACTTAACGATATGGGGCTACACAACTTCGAAGTGGTCAACGTGGAAGGTATATATCCTCCATGGTACAAGGGAATACCTAGATTTATCAAAAAACTGGTTAAGCTCGTGGGATGGCACGCACCGTGGACTGGTATTAGAGCTTTTGTTATCGCAGGATGGAAAGTGTATGCAATCGAACAGCTGGAAAGAAAGCTGTACCATCTCATACCACGCGAAAAGGTAACCGGAAGCGCCGAAAAAGCTTTCAACAGGGCGTTTGAAAGGATTCATCATGCGCCAAATAAAATAAGTGCCATAAAGAAAATATTGAACGAAGAGCTCAAAAAGATGGATGAAATAGAGCACGATGAGAATATCGACCTTCCGAAAATTGGTTTGGTTGGAGAGGCATACATGCTCATGGATTATTCGAACAACCTTGAAATAGAAAAGAAGCTTGCTTACATGGGTGTAGATGTAGATAGATCTCTTTGGGTTACCAATTGGACGCTTGATAGAATACTGAAGACGAAGCAACATCTCAAACACATGGAAGAAGTTAACAAGGGATACTTGGACTTCTTCATAGGTGGAGATGGACAAGAAAGTATAATGAACACCATTCTTTACAAGAAAAACGGGTTTGATGGTGTGATTCAGGTGCTCCCATTTGGATGCTTGCCTGAAACGGCGGCAAAACAGATATTGTCCAACGTGAGTGAAGATTACGATATACCAGTTTTAAGTCTCTCTTTCGATGAGCAAACCGGTGAAGCTGGTTTTGTAACCAGATTGGAAGCGTTCGTGGACATGATAAAGAGTAGAAGAGAGATAAGCAAGAATAAGGAAGAAACCAAAGAAACAGTCGTTTCTAAGTGA
- a CDS encoding acyl-CoA dehydratase activase-related protein produces MKIGIPRGLYFYVYYPMWYGFFSSLGHDTITSMPTNKEILNIGVSSAVDDICISVKVYHGHVKYLLDKKDIDLVFVPRIVSEDKYKYTCPKLAAMPDLIKSAFRKDADRILKVNMYMNQGNAPLFEAFGEVGKTLGDSEKNIKKAVKDGIALQKKATECLRKGHNFLEVVQHIKNLDALLKKPVEEKRYKVALAGFPYDVYDGYMNGNIIEKLEESNIRPVTTDMLDPKLYKHYVKYMIKDLFWFQANVAAKGGMYYMDSKDVDGVITVSSFNCGISAIYQKLLDLYSKETGKPLMHIVVDEQTGDAGLVTRIEAFVDLIRVKRGDGLIAST; encoded by the coding sequence TTGAAAATAGGAATACCAAGGGGTTTGTACTTTTACGTTTATTACCCGATGTGGTATGGATTTTTTTCCTCGTTAGGGCACGATACGATTACATCCATGCCAACCAACAAAGAGATACTGAATATAGGCGTTTCAAGCGCCGTCGATGATATATGTATATCGGTTAAAGTTTATCACGGACACGTGAAATACTTGTTGGACAAAAAGGATATCGATCTTGTGTTCGTTCCCAGAATAGTGAGCGAAGACAAGTACAAATATACCTGTCCAAAACTCGCCGCTATGCCAGATCTCATAAAAAGCGCTTTCAGAAAAGATGCCGATAGGATTCTCAAGGTAAACATGTACATGAATCAGGGGAATGCTCCGCTTTTCGAAGCATTTGGAGAAGTGGGGAAAACCTTAGGAGATTCAGAGAAAAACATAAAAAAAGCCGTAAAAGATGGGATAGCGCTTCAAAAGAAAGCCACCGAATGTTTGAGAAAAGGGCACAATTTCCTTGAAGTGGTTCAACATATCAAGAACCTTGACGCTTTACTGAAAAAGCCGGTAGAGGAAAAACGGTATAAAGTTGCATTAGCGGGTTTTCCATACGATGTTTACGATGGTTACATGAACGGAAATATAATAGAAAAGCTTGAAGAATCAAACATACGCCCAGTTACAACTGATATGCTGGATCCAAAACTTTACAAACATTATGTAAAATACATGATAAAAGATCTCTTTTGGTTTCAAGCAAACGTTGCCGCGAAAGGCGGCATGTATTACATGGATTCAAAAGATGTGGATGGAGTTATAACGGTTTCTTCTTTTAACTGTGGAATAAGCGCGATATATCAAAAGCTTCTTGACCTTTACTCAAAAGAAACTGGCAAGCCGTTGATGCATATCGTCGTTGATGAGCAAACTGGAGACGCTGGATTGGTAACAAGGATAGAAGCTTTCGTCGACTTGATACGCGTGAAGAGAGGAGATGGTCTCATTGCCTCGACGTAA